A single region of the Thunnus maccoyii chromosome 10, fThuMac1.1, whole genome shotgun sequence genome encodes:
- the oprd1b gene encoding opioid receptor, delta 1b — translation MEFPTLPPDAVGDFTERYSVSATPLNITFSDNLLPSSSNETIRAATRDTTNLIIAVCITALYSLICAVGLVGNVLVMYGVVRYTKMKTATNIYIFNLALADALATSTLPFQSAKYLMRTWPFGELLCKVIIAIDYYNMFTSIFTLTMMSVDRYIAVCHPVRALDFRTPAKAKLINVCIWILSSAVGVPVMIMAVTKVTDNGSTACTLKFPESEWYWDTVMKICVFIFAFVVPVLVITICYGLMILRLKSVRLLSGSKEKDRNLRRITRMVLVVVAVFIICWTPIHIFIIVKTMVDIDHKNPLVAASWHLCIALGYTNSSLNPVLYAFLDENFKRCFRDFCLPYRSRMDQNSFSRVRNSTREPVSVCAPATRERPPA, via the exons ATGGAGTTCCCCACTCTTCCTCCCGACGCTGTTGGTGATTTTACGGAGCGCTACTCGGTCTCTGCAACTCCTTTAAATATTACATTCTCCGATAATCTCCTGCCTTCAAGTAGCAACGAGACCATCAGGGCTGCAACAAGGGACACCACAAATCTCATCATCGCCGTTTGTATCACGGCTCTGTACTCTCTCATCTGCGCGGTGGGACTGGTGGGAAACGTCCTTGTGATGTACGGGGTGGTCAG ATACACCAAGATGAAGACCGCCACCAACATCTACATCTTCAACTTAGCCCTGGCGGACGCTCTCGCCACCAGCACCCTCCCCTTCCAGAGCGCCAAGTACCTGATGAGGACATGGCCCTTCGGGGAGCTGTTGTGTAAAGTGATCATTGCCATCGACTATTACAACATGTTCACCAGCATCTTCACGCTCACCATGATGAGTGTGGACCGCTACATCGCTGTTTGTCATCCCGTGAGGGCCCTGGACTTCCGCACGCCTGCCAAAGCCAAGCTCATCAACGTCTGCATCTGGATCCTCTCCTCTGCCGTCGGAGTCCCTGTGATGATCATGGCAGTTACCAAAGTGACAGATAATG GCAGCACAGCCTGCACACTCAAATTCCCAGAATCTGAATGGTACTGGGACACGGTGATGAAAATCTGCGTGTTCATCTTCGCCTTCGTGGTGCCCGTCCTGGTCATCACCATCTGCTACGGTCTGATGATCCTGCGGCTGAAGAGTGTCCGCCTGCTCTCTGGCTCCAAAGAGAAGGACAGGAACCTGCGGCGGATCACCCGAATGGTCCTGGTGGTGGTGGCAGTCTTCATCATCTGCTGGACTCCAATCCATATCTTCATCATCGTCAAGACCATGGTGGATATTGACCACAAGAACCCCCTGGTGGCGGCCAGCTGGCATCTGTGCATCGCCCTGGGCTACACCAACAGCAGTCTCAACCCCGTGCTGTACGCCTTCTTGGACGAGAACTTCAAGAGGTGCTTCAGGGATTTCTGCCTGCCCTACCGCTCCCGCATGGATCAGAACAGCTTTTCCAGAGTGCGCAATAGTACGAGGGAgcctgtgtctgtttgtgctcCTGCGACGAGAGAGAGGCCGCCCGCCTGA